CTCCTGGTTGGTGCCGGAGCCAACGATAATGCGCAGCCCGGCTATATCTTCCGGCTTGTCGATCGCGCTGATCTTGCTGTCGGCCTTGACGTAGAAGCCGAGCGTATCGCGGCGGTAAGTGGCGAAATCGAACTTCTCTTTACGCTCTCTGGTAACGGTGACGTTGGAGATAGCCGCGTCGTACTTGCCCGAGGCCACGCCGAGCGGCCAGTCTTCCCACGAGGTGGGCACCACGTTGAGCTTCAGGCCGAGGCTATCGGCCACCAGCCGGGCAATATCGACCTCGCTGCCGAGCAGCGTTTTGTTGTCGTCGGAGAAGACCGTCAGCGGCGGCGAGTTCTGCGCGGCAACCGCCACGGTAAAGGCACCCGGCACCACAAAATGATGGCCTGCCGGCAGCTGCGCCACCGCCTGGTCGTTCTTCGCGGTATTAATCGGCGTTTTATTGGCTTCGAGACTGACGCGCTGGCCGTTGTAATCTACGCTGGTGCCGTCGGCGTAAGCCGTGCTGGCGCTAGCCAGCAGCAGCAGAGCGATAAGGGTTTTCTTGTTCTGCAT
Above is a genomic segment from Pantoea agglomerans containing:
- a CDS encoding ABC transporter substrate-binding protein, whose protein sequence is MQNKKTLIALLLLASASTAYADGTSVDYNGQRVSLEANKTPINTAKNDQAVAQLPAGHHFVVPGAFTVAVAAQNSPPLTVFSDDNKTLLGSEVDIARLVADSLGLKLNVVPTSWEDWPLGVASGKYDAAISNVTVTRERKEKFDFATYRRDTLGFYVKADSKISAIDKPEDIAGLRIIVGSGTNQEAVLLAWDKANQAKGLKPFTPIYTKDDATQTLALQSGRADAYFGPNVIGAWKAALTGKTRLVGSFDGGWPKVAHIAVTVKKGSGLAEPINTALNGVIQNGDYLKVLNRWGEGVERIDRSEINPPGLGD